The following coding sequences lie in one Bacteroidota bacterium genomic window:
- a CDS encoding energy transducer TonB, with protein MKKLFFITFLMFSISCFAQDTKRGTIKVKKVDVAETKTPNLAGYVKVGQMPMFPGGQSEMNAFIKKNLKYPAAERKAGIQGTVRVRFTVNLDGGITNVNILEGIPGAPGLEQEALRIVSIMPKWTPGLKNDKQTIMQYNLPIKFQL; from the coding sequence ATGAAAAAGCTATTCTTCATAACTTTTTTAATGTTCTCGATTTCCTGTTTTGCACAGGATACGAAAAGAGGAACGATAAAAGTGAAGAAGGTGGACGTGGCGGAAACGAAGACTCCCAATTTAGCCGGATATGTGAAGGTCGGACAAATGCCGATGTTCCCGGGTGGTCAATCGGAGATGAATGCATTTATTAAAAAGAATCTAAAATATCCCGCTGCAGAAAGGAAAGCAGGAATACAAGGGACGGTACGTGTAAGGTTTACGGTGAACCTCGATGGTGGAATAACAAATGTAAATATTTTAGAAGGGATTCCCGGTGCTCCCGGTTTAGAGCAGGAAGCATTAAGGATTGTTTCGATAATGCCAAAATGGACTCCGGGGTTGAAAAACGATAAGCAAACAATCATGCAATACAATTTGCCGATTAAATTTCAACTTTAG
- a CDS encoding sigma-70 family RNA polymerase sigma factor — translation MIETSKYHATQTDLANEQALVEAAKKEPAKFASLYDKYYEQIFRYIYQRVDDKEQAFDAMQQVFIKALESLHKYEFRGVPFASWLYRIASSEVNNIYRAQKQRTVNIDSVGVYGMMEEMEETKIDQYHDKIVEIIGQELPEDELQLIEMRFFEKRSFKEIGEILEITENNAKVKTYRILEKLKKIIK, via the coding sequence ATGATTGAAACATCAAAATATCATGCAACACAAACCGACTTAGCCAATGAACAGGCTTTAGTTGAGGCGGCTAAAAAGGAGCCGGCAAAGTTTGCGAGCTTGTATGATAAGTATTATGAACAGATTTTCAGATACATCTACCAGCGGGTGGATGACAAAGAACAAGCGTTTGATGCCATGCAGCAGGTTTTTATAAAAGCGTTGGAAAGCTTGCATAAATACGAATTTCGTGGAGTGCCGTTCGCTTCTTGGCTTTATAGAATTGCTTCCAGTGAAGTAAACAACATTTATCGCGCACAAAAGCAACGTACGGTAAATATTGATTCGGTTGGGGTTTACGGAATGATGGAGGAGATGGAAGAAACAAAAATTGATCAATACCATGATAAGATTGTGGAAATTATCGGACAAGAACTTCCGGAAGATGAATTACAATTGATCGAGATGCGCTTTTTTGAAAAGCGTTCTTTTAAAGAAATAGGTGAGATTTTGGAAATTACAGAGAACAATGCAAAAGTGAAGACGTATAGGATTTTAGAGAAGTTGAAGAAAATTATTAAATAA
- a CDS encoding fused MFS/spermidine synthase: MQIFKNKNFYFLLSFIEGGSVMAAELLGAKMLAPYFGSSLYVWASVLAITLGGLAVGYYAGGIVSYKSKNPLTLFYVLLAAAAFTVLMPFSSKMILWVVGSHSLIPSVIVSASCILFPPVFMMGMVSPLIIRAITVDVEQSGRAAGAIYAVSTVGGILATFTFGFYIIPNFGLTLPAILTGIVLGIIPLFVIIKQKQIAKAAGFFLLCVWAISIASQSFSSNIKRVYAEEGLLGQVAVLDYPHYNKDTVLDGYSRWLFVNRVSQTMYDSLADETNGEEKYFTYVYRISDYVDSFPKASKSLLIGLGGGSVAKKLIEKGFDVDVCELDQRIADVAREYFYLSPKVNIKVDDGRHFIRNCKKKYDIIVLDMFKGEDPPNHVFTIESLTALKEMLNPDGIIFVNSLGYFEGSIGKSMRSVYKTFQAAGFNVKALTTDPNPDQRNILFYASTGAIQSHPDFIDEKNMDLKDAVVLKDEYPVLDILNAEAAQRWRVMAIQSFNVDPNQRVLPIFE, encoded by the coding sequence ATGCAAATTTTCAAAAACAAGAATTTTTATTTTTTGCTTTCATTTATTGAAGGTGGTTCTGTAATGGCGGCCGAATTACTAGGTGCAAAAATGTTGGCCCCATATTTTGGCTCCTCGTTGTATGTATGGGCAAGTGTTTTAGCCATTACTTTAGGCGGTTTGGCTGTTGGGTATTATGCCGGTGGAATCGTTTCCTACAAAAGTAAAAATCCGCTTACTTTATTTTATGTTTTATTAGCCGCTGCCGCATTTACGGTTTTGATGCCGTTCTCTTCAAAAATGATTCTGTGGGTTGTTGGTTCACATAGTTTAATTCCTTCTGTAATTGTTTCTGCTTCTTGTATTTTATTTCCACCCGTTTTTATGATGGGAATGGTATCTCCATTAATTATTCGTGCAATTACAGTTGATGTAGAGCAATCCGGAAGGGCTGCCGGTGCCATTTATGCGGTCTCTACTGTAGGTGGTATTCTTGCAACGTTTACGTTTGGATTTTATATTATTCCAAATTTCGGTTTAACATTGCCCGCGATACTAACGGGTATTGTATTAGGAATTATTCCACTTTTTGTTATTATCAAACAAAAACAAATTGCTAAAGCAGCAGGTTTTTTTTTGCTGTGTGTTTGGGCTATTTCGATAGCGTCTCAAAGTTTTTCATCGAATATTAAACGTGTATATGCAGAAGAAGGCTTGCTCGGGCAGGTTGCTGTTTTAGATTATCCGCATTACAATAAAGATACTGTTTTGGATGGTTACAGTCGTTGGCTATTTGTTAACCGTGTTTCACAAACGATGTATGATTCATTGGCGGATGAAACAAATGGTGAAGAAAAATATTTCACCTATGTGTATCGTATCTCTGATTATGTAGATTCATTTCCGAAAGCCTCTAAATCTTTGTTAATCGGTTTAGGTGGTGGGAGTGTTGCTAAGAAATTAATCGAAAAAGGATTTGATGTGGATGTTTGTGAACTTGATCAACGCATTGCAGATGTTGCTAGAGAGTATTTTTATTTGAGTCCGAAAGTAAACATCAAGGTGGATGATGGCAGACATTTTATAAGAAACTGCAAAAAAAAATACGATATTATTGTGTTGGATATGTTCAAAGGAGAAGATCCACCGAACCATGTATTTACAATTGAGTCTTTAACTGCTTTAAAAGAAATGTTAAATCCTGATGGAATTATATTTGTAAATAGTTTGGGTTATTTTGAAGGGAGTATTGGTAAGTCGATGCGTTCGGTTTATAAAACATTTCAAGCAGCCGGATTTAATGTTAAAGCATTAACAACCGATCCCAATCCTGATCAACGTAATATTTTATTTTATGCATCAACAGGTGCAATTCAATCCCATCCGGATTTTATTGATGAAAAGAATATGGATTTAAAAGATGCAGTTGTTTTAAAAGATGAATATCCTGTATTGGATATTCTGAATGCAGAGGCTGCGCAGCGTTGGAGAGTGATGGCGATTCAAAGTTTTAATGTGGATCCGAATCAGCGGGTATTGCCGATTTTCGAATAG
- a CDS encoding SDR family oxidoreductase gives MKIVVTGASRGIGYELVKNLSTNSTHTIFAVSRDGKLLERLKSECENKNVITIECDLSKEMSIVSLLNNLKKHTSSIDALVNNAGAIINKPFSEISKSELDYVFNVNVFSVIRLIQGVLPMMEEKQKSHIVNISSMGGFQGSAKFAGLSAYSSSKAALVCLTECLAEEFKDRNIAFNCLALGAVQTEMLSEAFPGYKAPVSASEMSLYVSDFVLNAHKIMNGKVIPVSLSTP, from the coding sequence ATGAAAATTGTTGTAACAGGAGCAAGTCGGGGGATTGGTTATGAGTTGGTTAAGAACTTAAGTACCAATTCGACACATACCATTTTTGCAGTATCGAGAGATGGGAAGTTGCTTGAGCGCCTTAAAAGCGAGTGTGAAAACAAGAATGTGATTACAATCGAGTGTGATTTAAGTAAGGAAATGTCAATAGTAAGTCTGCTTAATAATTTAAAAAAGCATACCTCCTCAATCGATGCTTTGGTAAATAATGCCGGTGCAATTATTAATAAGCCATTTTCAGAGATTTCGAAGTCGGAGTTAGACTATGTTTTCAATGTAAATGTATTTTCTGTCATCCGCCTAATACAAGGTGTTTTGCCAATGATGGAGGAAAAACAAAAGTCTCACATTGTAAATATCAGCAGTATGGGTGGTTTTCAGGGTAGTGCGAAGTTTGCGGGTTTGTCGGCCTATAGTTCAAGTAAAGCAGCGCTGGTATGTTTGACAGAGTGTTTGGCAGAGGAATTCAAGGATAGGAATATCGCTTTCAATTGTTTGGCGTTGGGGGCTGTTCAAACAGAAATGTTGAGTGAAGCATTTCCTGGGTACAAAGCCCCTGTTTCGGCCAGTGAAATGTCTTTGTATGTATCTGATTTTGTGTTAAATGCACATAAAATAATGAATGGGAAAGTGATTCCCGTTTCATTGAGTACGCCTTAG
- a CDS encoding gliding motility-associated C-terminal domain-containing protein — protein MRKIFTLFSLLLIGKIALAQDVSVIAITAPVSGCSLSATSSVTISVRNVGLTDLSGVPFDLSYTIDAGAPVTDLGVSFASFASNTTVSYTFTVPADLSLPATYTFTAFSTLGTDINTTNDAFTGYTVTSTALSVGGTVAGGTNVCNGANSGSLTLSGHTGSVLNWEYSIDGGTTWISISNTGTTQSYLNLTVPTRYRAQVQNGVCASTVSSEAIMTIDPSTVAGTVTGSTTVCSGANSGVVNSGGGRVGSILKWQFSIDGGSTWTDIANTTASQSYLNLTQTTRYRLQVQSGSCVALFSPAATITVNPPSVGGTVSGGTTVCSGTNSGNLTLAGHTGSVTRWEFSTNAGVSWTNITNTTTTQSYLNLTATRWFRAFVTSAGCTGTYSSIDSIVVNPVSVGGTISSAATVCSGANSGTLTLAGNTGTVQYWEFSTDGGATYTTIANITNTQSYLNLTATTIYRANVKSGACAATNSGTVTITVSPISVGGTTTMNDTVCSGSNSGTITLSGNIGTVSNWQSSTDGITWTTIANTTTSQSYLNISSTTYYQANVTSGACPSALSSIDTITIDVPSVGGSVTASANVCYGNNGDTLFLTGHTGNVVRWEYSTDGGINWISISNTTPMYIYSNIIITTVYRAVVQNGACSSVNSGVATLTVNPVSVGGTISGSTTVCGGANSGTLNLFGYVGSVTMWESSVDGGVTWTPIANTTAAENYLNLLSTTMYRAIVVSGVCSSDTSLTATIIVDSPPIGGNLVANDTVCAGVNSGTLTLTGYVGTIINWETTTDGVTWFALSNTTNTQSYLNLMTTTYYRAFVNSGVCLGTISNIDTITVDAASVAGTITGAASGCEGANSGTLTATGTVGSVVDWESSVDGGATWVSLANTTTTQTYLNLVDTTWYRIIVQSNMCTADTSAPAMVIVYPKPVGAFTADTVCYGNATTFTNTSTIPSGFIQFNQWDFGDGNNSLAPSPTHTYGAAGTFTVSLMLTSNQGCLDTVSVNVVVNALPSATISASGPLGFCAGDTLTLSAVAGAFDYLWSTTDTVQSLSVSTAGTFVLTITDSVTGCMNMDSVTTIVYPSPSVSAGADVELSLGNTVDLEGSGSGVITWFWFPNTGLTNASISNPTAAPLVTTMYTLTGTDANGCMDVDTMTITVVMDYNVTISNLMTPNDDGYNDRWVIQNIENYPDTKVIVVNREGQEVFSSDAYDNNWDGTTKTGGRLPDGTYYYVIQFANDEKILKGAITILKEGSK, from the coding sequence ATGAGAAAAATCTTTACGCTCTTTTCCCTTCTACTTATTGGTAAAATTGCATTAGCACAGGATGTTAGCGTTATCGCGATAACTGCACCTGTATCAGGTTGTTCATTAAGCGCTACCTCAAGCGTAACCATCAGCGTTCGAAATGTGGGTTTGACAGATTTAAGTGGTGTGCCATTTGATTTGTCTTATACAATTGATGCTGGTGCGCCAGTAACAGATTTAGGGGTGAGTTTCGCTTCTTTCGCTTCGAACACTACTGTATCTTATACATTTACTGTTCCTGCTGATTTATCATTGCCGGCAACGTATACATTTACGGCATTTTCAACTTTAGGAACCGACATCAATACAACCAATGATGCATTTACCGGTTATACTGTTACTTCTACTGCTTTGTCAGTTGGCGGAACCGTTGCCGGAGGAACCAATGTTTGTAACGGGGCGAACTCTGGAAGTTTAACCCTTTCTGGTCATACTGGTTCGGTTTTGAACTGGGAATATTCAATAGATGGTGGTACCACTTGGATTAGTATTTCCAACACTGGGACAACTCAAAGTTATTTGAATTTAACTGTGCCAACAAGATACAGAGCGCAGGTTCAAAATGGTGTTTGTGCTTCAACCGTTTCTTCTGAAGCCATCATGACCATCGACCCATCTACGGTAGCAGGAACGGTTACAGGTTCTACAACAGTTTGTAGTGGTGCCAATTCCGGAGTTGTTAATTCCGGTGGCGGGCGAGTAGGATCCATCTTAAAATGGCAATTCTCTATAGATGGTGGTTCTACTTGGACGGATATCGCAAATACAACCGCATCTCAATCCTATTTAAATTTAACCCAAACAACTCGTTATCGCTTGCAAGTGCAAAGCGGATCTTGTGTGGCGTTGTTTTCTCCTGCAGCTACCATTACTGTTAATCCTCCATCAGTTGGTGGAACGGTTTCCGGTGGAACCACCGTATGTAGTGGTACAAACAGTGGTAACTTAACCTTGGCAGGTCATACGGGTAGTGTTACTCGTTGGGAATTTTCAACCAACGCTGGTGTGAGTTGGACAAACATTACCAATACAACAACAACGCAATCGTATTTAAACTTAACGGCTACACGTTGGTTTAGAGCATTTGTTACCAGTGCCGGTTGTACAGGAACCTATTCTTCAATTGATTCTATCGTAGTGAATCCAGTTTCAGTTGGAGGAACAATTTCTTCTGCTGCTACAGTATGCTCCGGAGCAAATAGCGGAACACTTACTTTAGCCGGTAATACCGGTACTGTTCAATATTGGGAATTTTCCACAGATGGTGGAGCAACATATACAACCATTGCAAACATCACAAACACACAATCATATTTGAATTTGACAGCAACAACGATTTATCGTGCAAATGTAAAGAGTGGTGCTTGTGCAGCAACGAATTCAGGAACGGTTACAATTACAGTAAGTCCTATTTCTGTTGGAGGAACAACAACAATGAATGATACGGTTTGTAGTGGATCCAATAGTGGAACCATTACCTTGTCCGGTAATATCGGAACCGTTTCTAACTGGCAATCCTCTACCGATGGTATCACCTGGACAACCATCGCAAACACAACAACTTCTCAGTCGTATTTAAACATCTCTTCAACTACTTACTATCAAGCGAATGTAACAAGCGGTGCTTGTCCTTCTGCATTGTCAAGTATTGATACAATTACAATTGATGTTCCTTCTGTTGGAGGATCTGTTACAGCGAGTGCTAATGTTTGTTACGGTAACAATGGAGATACATTATTTTTAACAGGCCATACAGGTAACGTAGTGCGCTGGGAGTATTCAACGGATGGCGGTATCAACTGGATTTCGATTAGCAATACCACTCCAATGTATATTTATTCAAACATTATTATTACAACTGTATATAGAGCGGTTGTTCAAAATGGAGCTTGTTCATCTGTGAACTCTGGTGTTGCTACTTTAACTGTTAATCCTGTTTCTGTGGGAGGTACCATTTCTGGAAGCACAACAGTATGTGGCGGAGCAAACTCCGGTACATTAAACTTGTTTGGATATGTAGGAAGTGTTACAATGTGGGAATCTTCTGTTGATGGTGGTGTTACTTGGACTCCAATTGCGAATACGACTGCCGCAGAAAACTATTTGAATTTATTGTCTACAACTATGTATCGTGCAATCGTTGTAAGTGGCGTTTGTTCAAGCGATACCTCCTTAACTGCGACTATCATTGTTGATAGTCCGCCAATTGGAGGAAATCTTGTTGCGAATGATACAGTGTGTGCAGGCGTAAACTCCGGAACGTTAACTTTAACAGGTTATGTTGGAACCATTATCAATTGGGAAACAACAACCGATGGTGTTACTTGGTTTGCTCTTTCAAATACAACGAATACACAGTCGTATTTAAATTTAATGACAACTACTTATTACAGAGCTTTTGTTAATAGTGGTGTTTGTTTAGGTACGATTTCTAATATTGACACGATCACTGTTGATGCTGCATCTGTTGCAGGTACAATCACTGGTGCTGCTTCAGGATGCGAAGGTGCAAATTCTGGAACATTAACAGCAACAGGAACGGTAGGTTCGGTTGTTGATTGGGAATCTTCTGTTGATGGAGGAGCTACTTGGGTAAGTTTAGCAAATACAACAACAACTCAAACCTATTTAAATTTAGTGGATACAACTTGGTACCGCATTATCGTACAAAGTAATATGTGTACCGCAGACACTTCTGCACCAGCAATGGTGATTGTTTATCCAAAGCCTGTTGGAGCATTTACAGCCGATACAGTTTGTTATGGTAATGCAACAACATTTACAAACACATCCACAATTCCTTCTGGATTTATTCAATTTAATCAATGGGATTTTGGTGATGGAAACAATTCATTAGCGCCAAGTCCAACACATACTTACGGTGCAGCAGGAACATTTACTGTAAGTTTAATGTTAACTTCTAATCAAGGATGTTTAGATACCGTTTCTGTGAATGTTGTGGTAAATGCGTTGCCATCTGCTACTATATCAGCGAGCGGACCATTAGGATTCTGTGCAGGAGATACCTTGACCTTGAGTGCAGTTGCAGGAGCATTTGATTATTTATGGAGTACTACCGATACCGTTCAAAGTCTTTCGGTTTCTACTGCCGGAACATTTGTTCTTACCATTACCGATTCCGTTACCGGTTGTATGAATATGGATTCTGTAACTACAATCGTTTATCCTTCACCTTCCGTATCTGCAGGTGCAGATGTTGAATTAAGTTTAGGAAATACGGTTGATTTAGAAGGTTCCGGTTCAGGTGTAATTACTTGGTTCTGGTTCCCAAATACAGGATTAACCAATGCATCTATTTCTAATCCAACAGCAGCACCACTTGTTACTACCATGTATACATTAACCGGAACCGATGCCAATGGTTGTATGGATGTAGATACAATGACCATTACTGTTGTGATGGATTATAACGTAACCATTTCGAATTTGATGACTCCGAATGACGATGGCTATAATGATCGTTGGGTGATTCAAAACATTGAAAATTATCCTGACACCAAAGTGATTGTTGTTAATCGTGAAGGACAAGAAGTGTTCAGCTCGGATGCTTATGATAACAATTGGGATGGTACCACTAAAACAGGTGGTCGATTACCTGATGGAACTTATTATTATGTAATTCAATTCGCTAATGATGAGAAAATATTAAAAGGGGCCATCACCATTTTAAAAGAAGGCTCTAAATAA
- a CDS encoding PorP/SprF family type IX secretion system membrane protein, whose translation MRNLIISSALILVTGTTIAQQVPFSSQYYANPFVTNPAFTGNHERVNAFLTHRSQWTGITGAPQTSYLTLDGPIEAKNIGLGLNLYSDVTDITSRVGAFANYSYKLKLKEDHNLFFGVALGVINNKIDFSKAVVRDGDDPFLYTEAQSKAAFSADFGLAYTWKKLEIGVCAPQILGNTMKYKKIDDGSSYYTFARHYQGSIKYSFDVSKEKEISVYPLVMVRYATGSVFQYDGNIVLDWKKIGWVGVTYHSNNAIAMSAGLRYKNIAVGYAYDLGISKVKAYTGNTSEFLLSYTFGGGSKSDEVIKEDTKDAVVDEMIAKLKAKSDTSEAEIQRLKEAIAKLQSGEGATATKPTESLTENLMRTGNSSDFVDDNGMSMSAGFYVVIGTFSSKDNANKFRDANIIKGYNNTQIVQNHKTKVYYVFVNKFDKQTDAEAEQLKFKTEYPDTWLQKLE comes from the coding sequence ATGAGGAATTTAATTATATCATCTGCTCTTATTTTAGTAACAGGAACAACCATTGCTCAGCAAGTTCCATTTAGCAGTCAGTACTATGCAAATCCATTTGTGACCAATCCTGCTTTTACAGGGAATCACGAACGCGTAAATGCATTTTTAACACACCGTTCACAATGGACAGGAATTACCGGTGCACCGCAAACCAGCTATTTAACGTTAGATGGTCCTATTGAAGCAAAAAACATCGGTTTAGGATTAAACCTGTATTCTGATGTGACTGATATTACCAGTCGTGTTGGCGCTTTTGCAAACTACTCTTATAAATTGAAATTAAAAGAAGATCACAATTTGTTTTTTGGTGTGGCCTTAGGAGTAATCAATAATAAAATCGATTTTTCAAAAGCTGTGGTTCGTGATGGTGATGATCCGTTTTTGTATACAGAAGCTCAAAGCAAAGCCGCTTTTTCTGCTGATTTCGGATTAGCATACACTTGGAAAAAATTAGAAATTGGTGTTTGTGCTCCACAAATTTTAGGAAACACCATGAAATACAAAAAAATAGATGATGGTAGCAGTTATTATACTTTTGCTCGTCATTACCAAGGATCAATTAAGTATTCATTTGATGTATCGAAGGAAAAAGAAATATCCGTGTATCCGTTAGTAATGGTGCGTTACGCTACAGGATCTGTTTTTCAGTATGATGGAAATATCGTATTGGACTGGAAAAAAATTGGTTGGGTAGGAGTAACCTACCACAGTAACAATGCAATAGCAATGAGTGCAGGTTTGCGTTATAAGAACATCGCTGTAGGTTATGCGTATGATTTAGGAATTAGTAAAGTGAAAGCATACACCGGTAATACTTCCGAATTTTTATTGAGTTACACCTTTGGTGGTGGTTCAAAAAGTGATGAGGTGATAAAAGAGGATACAAAAGATGCTGTAGTGGATGAAATGATTGCGAAGTTAAAAGCAAAATCAGATACCAGCGAAGCTGAGATTCAACGATTGAAAGAGGCTATTGCGAAATTGCAATCCGGTGAAGGTGCAACAGCAACAAAACCTACAGAAAGTTTAACAGAAAACTTAATGCGTACAGGAAATAGTAGTGATTTCGTTGATGATAACGGAATGAGCATGAGTGCAGGCTTTTATGTTGTGATTGGTACTTTTAGCAGTAAAGACAATGCAAATAAATTCAGAGATGCAAACATTATTAAAGGATACAATAACACTCAAATCGTTCAAAATCATAAAACGAAAGTGTATTATGTATTTGTAAATAAATTTGACAAACAAACCGATGCTGAAGCTGAACAGCTGAAGTTTAAAACAGAATATCCGGATACTTGGTTGCAAAAACTAGAGTAA
- a CDS encoding T9SS type A sorting domain-containing protein, with protein MKKNLTLFVCILLSFCSLNLKAQLTIDTLAIQDFEITPATPTWSFTGPVIYNSGTSIPTAAPPSSPIGIGASRAWETTTNSGGLVLDFSNVPVASGYDSVRVHFNLAAMNLSGSTGGPDDLDYVLMQYSVDGGTTFSGRLRIRGAIANNSFWEYAATGVAKVYYLPTTEALFQPITSGLQTTLGYSNCEIVFPGTVTQVQISITCRSSSSTDTWLVDNVIITGEYTSGTVGIIGNDFNNEIKLFPNPTNDNVTLSFEKINETTKVEVLNALGQVVSNMQISALQTTIILPEEKGLYFIKVNSNNQMVTHKVVKK; from the coding sequence ATGAAAAAAAACTTAACATTATTCGTTTGCATCTTATTATCTTTTTGCTCCTTAAATCTGAAAGCACAATTAACAATTGATACGTTAGCAATTCAAGATTTTGAAATTACACCTGCAACGCCTACTTGGAGTTTTACAGGTCCTGTGATTTATAATTCAGGCACCAGCATACCTACTGCGGCTCCACCTAGCAGTCCGATTGGTATTGGTGCCTCAAGAGCTTGGGAAACAACAACCAATAGCGGAGGATTAGTACTTGATTTTAGCAATGTTCCTGTTGCTTCCGGATACGACAGCGTTCGAGTTCATTTTAATTTAGCCGCAATGAATTTATCAGGTAGTACAGGTGGTCCGGATGATTTGGATTATGTTTTAATGCAATATAGTGTTGATGGTGGAACAACCTTTAGCGGGCGATTGAGAATAAGAGGTGCAATCGCAAACAATAGTTTTTGGGAGTATGCAGCTACCGGTGTAGCAAAAGTATATTATCTGCCAACCACAGAAGCGTTGTTTCAACCAATCACAAGTGGTTTACAAACGACTCTAGGGTATAGCAATTGCGAAATCGTTTTCCCAGGAACTGTCACTCAAGTTCAAATTAGTATTACTTGCAGATCAAGTTCTTCTACTGATACCTGGTTAGTTGATAATGTTATTATTACAGGAGAGTACACTTCCGGTACAGTTGGTATCATAGGTAATGATTTCAATAATGAAATTAAGTTGTTTCCTAATCCAACGAATGACAATGTTACTCTGAGTTTTGAAAAAATTAACGAAACAACAAAGGTTGAGGTGTTAAATGCTTTGGGCCAAGTTGTTTCAAATATGCAAATATCAGCTTTGCAAACAACCATTATTTTGCCTGAAGAAAAAGGCCTGTATTTTATCAAAGTAAATTCTAATAATCAAATGGTTACTCATAAGGTTGTTAAAAAATAA
- a CDS encoding aminotransferase class V-fold PLP-dependent enzyme, giving the protein MSMLNKRNFIKSMLLFSTIPFTAKAKSILDELPEGLMSNTPDDFWLQVRNDYKLKPDYINLENGYFSMMAQPVLDKYLNDIRTINTEASYYMRTVQYENKQKVTDRLAEVLGCSSEELIITRNTTESLDTIISGIEWKAGDEAVMAEQDYGSMLDMFKQQSKRYGIVNKIVSVPLHPKSDEEIVALYENAITSKTRLLMVCHMINITGQILPIKKISEMAHRKGVEVMVDGAHAVAHFDFKISELGCDYYGSSLHKWLGTPMGAGILYVRKDKIKTIWPIYGEYGFPETDIKKLNHTGTHPVATDIAIHHAIDYHQMIGIKRKEERLRYLQTFWTSKVTDIKKVYLNTPTDPSRHCGIANVGIEGIKPAELAKTLFDKYKIWTVAIDSANVRGVRVTPHVYTTTAELTVFIKALKEIAG; this is encoded by the coding sequence ATGTCCATGCTGAACAAAAGAAATTTTATTAAGTCGATGCTCTTGTTTTCAACGATTCCGTTTACAGCAAAGGCAAAAAGTATATTGGATGAACTTCCTGAAGGACTGATGAGTAATACGCCCGATGATTTTTGGTTGCAAGTTCGCAATGATTATAAACTGAAGCCTGATTATATAAATTTAGAGAACGGCTATTTCAGTATGATGGCTCAACCTGTTCTAGATAAATACCTAAACGATATTCGAACAATTAATACAGAGGCTTCTTATTATATGCGTACGGTTCAGTATGAAAATAAACAAAAAGTAACCGATCGTTTGGCAGAAGTATTGGGCTGCTCCTCAGAAGAATTGATTATTACACGAAATACAACAGAATCGCTGGATACTATTATTTCCGGAATAGAATGGAAAGCAGGAGATGAAGCAGTGATGGCGGAGCAAGATTATGGAAGTATGCTCGATATGTTCAAACAACAAAGCAAGCGATACGGGATTGTCAATAAAATAGTATCCGTTCCATTGCACCCGAAGTCAGATGAAGAAATTGTTGCATTGTATGAAAATGCAATCACTTCTAAAACTCGATTACTCATGGTTTGTCACATGATTAATATTACCGGCCAAATTCTACCAATAAAAAAAATCTCTGAGATGGCACATCGTAAAGGTGTAGAAGTGATGGTAGATGGTGCGCATGCGGTGGCGCATTTTGATTTTAAAATTTCGGAACTTGGTTGCGACTATTATGGCAGCAGTTTGCATAAATGGTTAGGTACTCCCATGGGAGCCGGAATATTGTATGTGCGAAAAGATAAAATAAAAACAATCTGGCCGATTTATGGTGAATATGGTTTTCCGGAAACGGATATAAAAAAGTTGAATCATACCGGTACACATCCGGTTGCAACAGATATCGCGATTCATCATGCAATTGATTACCATCAAATGATTGGTATAAAAAGAAAGGAAGAACGATTGCGTTATTTGCAAACATTCTGGACTTCAAAGGTAACGGATATAAAAAAAGTATATCTGAATACGCCAACGGATCCTTCCAGACATTGTGGAATCGCCAACGTTGGAATCGAAGGCATCAAACCTGCTGAATTAGCAAAAACGTTATTCGATAAATATAAAATCTGGACCGTTGCGATTGATTCGGCAAATGTTCGTGGTGTGAGGGTCACGCCACATGTTTATACAACAACCGCGGAATTGACTGTTTTTATTAAAGCATTAAAGGAGATTGCTGGTTAG